In Neofelis nebulosa isolate mNeoNeb1 chromosome 10, mNeoNeb1.pri, whole genome shotgun sequence, one DNA window encodes the following:
- the LOC131488628 gene encoding olfactory receptor 51A4-like, which yields MGPINSSWFQPPTLLLTGIPGLEAVQIWISIPLCVMYLIALLGNCIILFVIKTTSCLHDPQYIFLSMLATTDVGLSLSTLPTVLSVFLLNHREIEFHSCLTQMFFIHTFSSMESAILLAMAFDRFVAIRNPLHYTVVLTSPRIMGMGIAAMVRAVVLMVPLPILLKRLSFCRDVILSHCYCYHPDVMKLACGPVRVNIIYGLSLVLCSFGVDSVLIVISYILILKTVLGIVSEDGQLRALNTCISHIFTVCIFYVPLIVLALIHRFGTFTSPLLHVTMANLFLFLTPVLNPLVYSLKTKQRRSAVHKVLRSRRNLLK from the coding sequence ATGGGTCCTATAAACAGTAGCTGGTTCCAGCCACCCACTCTTCTCCTAACAGGCATTCCTGGACTGGAGGCTGTACAAATATGGATCTCTATCCCACTGTGTGTCATGTATCTAATTGCTCTCCTGGGGAACTGCATCATCCTCTTTGTTATCAAAACCACCTCCTGCCTTCATGACCCTCAATACATCTTCCTATCGATGCTGGCAACCACAGATGTGGGTCTGTCTTTATCAACTCTACCTACGGTACTCAGTGTCTTCCTCTTGAATCACAGAGAAATTGAGTTCCATTCTTGTCTGACACAAATGTTCTTCATCCATACCTTCTCCTCCATGGAGTCAGCCATCCTGTTGGCCATGGCCTTTGACCGATTTGTAGCTATTCGTAACCCATTGCACTACACTGTGGTCTTAACCTCTCCTCGGATCATGGGGATGGGAATTGCAGCCATGGTTAGGGCTGTGGTGTTGATGGTACCCTTGCCAATCCTGCTCAAGCGATTGTCCTTCTGCAGGGATGTTATTCTATCACATTGTTACTGCTACCACCCTGATGTTATGAAGCTGGCCTGTGGCCCTGTCAGAGTCAACATCATCTATGGACTGTCTCTTGTGCTCTGCTCCTTTGGAGTTGACTCTGTGTTGATTGTCATTTCATACATCCTTATTTTGAAAACAGTGCTGGGTATTGTTTCAGAAGATGGTCAGCTCAGAGCGCTTAATACTTGCATTTCCCACATTTTCACTGTCTGCATCTTTTATGTGCCACTCATTGTCCTGGCTCTAATTCATAGGTTTGGTACATTCACATCTCCTCTTCTCCATGTCACCATGGccaatctctttctcttcttgacCCCAGTCCTTAATCCCTTGGTTTATAGCCTAAAAACCAAACAGAGAAGGTCTGCAGTACACAAGGTACTCAGGTCCAGGAGAAACTTGCTGAAGTAG
- the LOC131487345 gene encoding olfactory receptor 52Z1P-like gives MTVSSNHTNLRDIWYTMTGIPGLEYAHIWISIPICFMYIVSVLGNTFLLFLIFTERSLHEPMYLFLSMLALADIFLSTVTTPKMLAIFWFQDGGISFGCCVSQMYFLHFIFVAESAILLAMAFDRYVAICHPLRYTTILTPSVIGKMGIASVIRSFFICFPLVFLVYRLAYCGRNIIHHSYCEHMGIARLACDNIKINIYYGVIVALFSTCLDVVLIIVSYALILCTVFRIPSQDARLKTLGTCGSHVCVILLFYTPAFFSFFAHRFGGHHIPLHVHILLANLYVVVPPTLNPIIYGVKTKKVQEKFVHVFSVSNKFC, from the coding sequence atgacagtctcttcaaaccACACCAACCTTAGAGATATTTGGTATACCATGACTGGGATCCCAGGACTGGAATATGCACACATATGGATCTCCATTCCCATCTGTTTCATGTACATAGTTTCTGTTTTAGGCAACACCTTCTTATTATTCCTGATCTTCACTGAACGCAGTCTTCATGAACCCATGTACCTTTTCTTGTCCATGTTAGCCCTGGCAGATATCTTTCTCTCCACAGTCACCACACCAAAGATGCTAGCAATCTTCTGGTTCCAAGATGGGGgtatttcttttggttgttgtgtgtcccaaatgtattttctccactTCATCTTTGTGGCAGAGTCTGCCATATTGCTGGCCATGGCATTTGACCGCTATGTAGCCATCTGCCATCCACTAAGATATACCACAATTCTAACCCCCTCAGTCATTGGAAAAATGGGCATTGCATCTGTGATCAGGAGTTTCTTCATCTGCTTCCCCTTGGTTTTTCTGGTTTATCGGCTTGCTTACTGTGggaggaatattattcatcacTCATATTGTGAACATATGGGCATTGCCAGGCTAGCCTGTGATAACATCAAAATCAACATCTACTATGGGGTGATTGTGGCCCTATTTTCTACATGCCTGGATGTGGTGCTTATCATTGTCTCCTATGCCCTTATACTCTGTACTGTTTTTAGAATTCCTTCCCAAGATGCCCGACTCAAGACTCTGGGTACTTGTGGCTCCCATGTCTGTGTTATCCTGCTGTTCTATACTCCAgcctttttttcattctttgctcACCGATTTGGGGGTCACCATATACCACTCCATGTACATATCCTCCTTGCCAATCTTTATGTGGTGGTACCACCCACTCTCAATCCTATCATTTATGGAGTTAAGACCAAGAAAGTTCAGGAGAAGTTTGTCCATGTCTTTTCTGTGAGCAATAAATTCTGCTGA
- the LOC131488629 gene encoding olfactory receptor 51V1-like, translating into MSPISIFNVNSSRFILTGFPGLEVHYLWISIPFSSIYATVFLGNCMVLHVIRTEPSLHQPMFYFLAMLALTDLCMGLSTMYTVLGILWGFVREISLDSCIAQSYFIHGLSFMESSVLLAMAFDRYIAICNPLRYSSILTNDKIMKIGVTILCRSSLLIPPVIIRLKFLNYCRAHILSHSFCLHQDLIRMACSDIRFNSIYGLALVISNLLLDAVLILISYIMILHAVLAIASREERIKSLQTCVSHICAVSVFYIPIIGLTMVHRFGKHLSPWVHVLLGNIYILFPPLMNPIIYSIKTQQIRRRVQRLFNFKKF; encoded by the coding sequence ATGTCTCCTATCTCTATCTTTAATGTTAATAGTTCCAGATTTATTCTCACTGGTTTTCCTGGCCTAGAAGTTCACTATCTCTGGATCTCCATCCCTTTCTCCTCCATCTATGCCAcagtttttctgggaaactgCATGGTGCTGCATGTGATCCGGACAGAGCCCAGCCTGCACCAGCCCATGTTCTACTTCCTGGCCATGCTGGCCCTCACTGACCTGTGCATGGGGCTGTCTACCATGTACACGGTGCTGGGGATCCTGTGGGGATTCGTTCGTGAGATCAGCCTAGATTCCTGCATTGCCCAGTCCTACTTCATCCATGGTTTGTCCTTCATggaatcctctgtcctccttgcTATGGCTTTTGACCGTTACATTGCCATTTGCAACCCACTACGCTATTCTTCCATCCTAACTAATGACAAAATCATGAAAATTGGGGTGACAATCTTATGTAGGAGTTCTTTACTCATACCTCCAGTCATCATTCGCCTAAAGTTCTTAAATTATTGCCGCGCCCACAtcctttctcactctttctgccTGCACCAAGACTTAATTAGAATGGCCTGTTCAGACATCCGTTTCAACAGCATTTATGGTCTTGCCCTGGTAATTAGCAACCTGTTGTTGGATGCAGTGCTCATACTTATCTCCTATATTATGATCTTGCATGCAGTCTTAGCTATTGCATCACGGGAAGAGAGAATCAAGTCCTTGCAGACCTGTGTATCTCACATCTGTGctgtttctgttttctacatCCCAATCATTGGTCTGACTATGGTGCATCGCTTTGGGAAACACCTCTCACCATGGGTACATGTCCTCCTGGGCAACATCTATATCCTTTTCCCACCCTTGATGAACCCCATTATTTACAGTATCAAGACCCAACAAATACGAAGAAGAGTCCAGAGAttgtttaatttcaaaaaattttaa
- the LOC131488630 gene encoding olfactory receptor 51V1-like has protein sequence MPASFVSIINTSIFILTGFPGLDQYYPWFSIPFSSIYALVFLGNCMVLHVIRTEPSLHQPMFYFLAMLALTDLCMGLSTVHTVLGVLWGLNQEVSRDACIAQTYFIHGLSFIESGVLLAMAFDRFTAICNPLRYTSLLTNSRVIHFMVAILMRAALSILPVIIRLKFFHYCRPHILSHSFCLHQDLLRLACSDIRFNSLYALALVICTLLLDAVLILISYVFILHTVLAIASREERLKSLQTCVSHICAVLVFYIPIIGLTMVHRFGKHLTPSVHVLMGNIYILFPPLMNPIIYSVKTQQIRSRMKKWCSLKM, from the coding sequence ATGCCtgcttcttttgtttccattatcAATACCTCAATATTCATTCTCACAGGGTTCCCTGGCCTGGACCAGTACTATCCCTGGTTTTCCATTCCCTTCTCCTCCATCTATGCCTTGGTTTTCCTGGGAAACTGCATGGTGCTGCATGTGATCCGGACAGAGCCCAGCCTGCACCAGCCCATGTTCTACTTCCTGGCCATGCTGGCCCTCACTGACCTGTGCATGGGGCTGTCCACAGTGCACACAGTGCTGGGGGTCCTGTGGGGGCTCAACCAAGAAGTTAGTCGAGATGCTTGCATTGCCCAAACTTACTTTATCCACGGTCTGTCCTTCATAGAGTCTGGGGTCCTTCTTGCCATGGCCTTTGATCGCTTCACTGCAATCTGCAATCCTCTGAGATACACATCCCTCCTGACTAACAGTAGAGTCATTCACTTCATGGTGGCCATTTTGATGAGGGCAGCTTTGTCCATTCTCCCTGTCATCATTCGCCTGAAGTTCTTCCATTACTGCCGCCCTCACatcctctcccactctttctgcctgCACCAGGACCTCCTCCGGCTCGCCTGCTCTGACATCCGCTTTAACAGCCTCTATGCCCTGGCTCTGGTGATCTGTACCTTGTTGTTAGACGCTGTGCTTATTCTCATCTCCTACGTTTTCATCTTGCACACAGTGCTGGCAATTGCATCCCGCGAGGAGAGGCTCAAGTCCTTGCAGACCTGTGTGTCCCACATCTGTGCTGTCCTGGTCTTTTACATCCCCATCATTGGCCTCACCATGGTGCACCGCTTTGGAAAGCATCTCACCCCTTCGGTCCATGTCCTCATGGGCAATATCTATATTCTCTTTCCACCCCTGATGAATCCAATCATCTACAGTGTAAAGACCCAGCAGATCCGAAGCAGGATGAAGAAGTGGTGTTCCCTGAAAATGTAG